One Camelina sativa cultivar DH55 chromosome 3, Cs, whole genome shotgun sequence genomic window carries:
- the LOC104763537 gene encoding uncharacterized protein LOC104763537 has protein sequence MCKDYLQERKELVEALHKGRRFSNLAKITQPTLIIWGVEDQVFPVELAHRLQRYLGEDRAQLVLLKKTGHAINEEKPKEMSKHMKSFLCTDALPMMMIPSPDDSGNKRESC, from the exons ATGTGTAAAGATTATCTTCAAGAAAGGAAAGAACTTGTGGAAGCTCTGCATAAGGGAAGAAGATTCTCCAACCTTGCAAAGATAACACAG CCGACGTTGATAATATGGGGAGTGGAAGATCAAGTTTTTCCAGTGGAATTAGCTCATAGATTGCAAAg ATATTTAGGGGAAGACAGAGCACAACTGGTGTTACTAAAAAAGACAGGACATGCGATAAATGAAGAGAAACCAAAAGAGATGTCCAAACACATGAAATCTTTTCTTTGCACTGACGCTCTACCTATGATGATGATTCCTTCTCCAGATGACAGTGGTAATAAGAGAGAGTCATGTTAG
- the LOC104763544 gene encoding BTB/POZ and TAZ domain-containing protein 3-like, which yields MACSDGTFTRVFAIGVQGEESFYAPRDDVFTLLQPTSPPTMSSTKNIPKPPPLPHRFQASTRTPSSLSHLLVPKEAVETWDKLFKEGFGADTYVEIDNKSRFPAHSSVLAAASPVMAKLLNKSRDKNGKTYLKIFGVPYEAVYMFIRFLYSSCYEEEEMNKFVLHLLVLSHCYSIPSLKRVCKEVLDKGWINKENVIDVFQLARNCDATRICCVCFSMVIKDFKSVSSTEGWKVMKRANPLLEQELVEAVIEADTRKQERRRKLEDRKVYLQLYEAMEALVHICSEGCGTIGPRDKALKGSQTVCKFPACKGLEGALRHFLGCKSRASCPHCRRMWQLLQLHSCICGDSDSCKVPLCWNFKVKMKKLSRKEESTWRLLVENIITAKNSLGPFSSPSRPSVLR from the exons ATGGCTTGTTCAGATGGTACATTTACGCGAGTGTTTGCTATAGGAGTACAAGGAGAAGAGTCTTTCTATGCTCCTCGTGATGATGTCTTCACTCTGCTTCAACCTACTTCACCACCAACGATGTCTAGTACCAAGAACATTCCAAaacctcctcctcttcctcaccGTTTTCAAGCTTCCACAAGGACACCTTCGAGCTTATCACACCTTCTTGTGCCCAAAGAAGCCGTAGAAACTTGGGATAAGCTTTTCAAGGAAGGATTTGGTGCAGATACATATGTTGAAATCGATAACAAATCTCGGTTTCCAGCTCATTCAAGTGTCTTG GCTGCAGCCTCACCCGTTATGGCGAAACTTCTGAACAAATCAAGggataaaaatgggaaaacatACCTCAAAATCTTCGGAGTGCCTTATGAAGCAGTTTACATGTTCATTCGGTTTCTATATTCTTCCTG CTACGAGGAGGAAGAAATGAATAAGTTTGTGCTCCACTTATTGGTTCTGTCGCACTGCTACTCAATACCATCTCTTAAAAGAGTTTGTAAAGAGGTTCTCGATAAAGGATGGATTAACAAAGAGAATGTGATCGATGTGTTTCAATTGGCCCGGAACTGCGATGCGACTAGGATTTGCTGTGTATGTTTCTCAATGGTCATTAAAGACTTCAAATCTGTATCATCAACAGAGGGATGGAAAGTGATGAAACGAGCTAATCCTCTACTTGAACAAGAGCTCGTTGAGGCAGTCATTGAAGCAGACACTCGGAAacaagagagaaggagaaaactTGAGGACAGAAAAGTGTATCTGCAGCTTTATGAAGCCATGGAAGCTCTTGTCCACATATGTAGTGAAGGTTGTGGGACAATTGGACCTCGTGATAAGGCTCTTAAAGGAAGCCAAACCGTGTGTAAGTTCCCGGCGTGTAAAGGGCTTGAAGGTGCACTCAGACATTTCTTGGGATGCAAGTCTAGGGCTTCATGTCCTCATTGCAGAAGGATGTGGCAGCTTCTTCAGCTTCACTCTTGTATCTGTGGAGATTCAGATTCTTGCAAAGTTCCTCTCTGCTG GAATTTCAAGGTGAAAATGAAGAAACTTAGCAGGAAAGAAGAATCTACATGGCGATTGCTTGTAGAGAACATTATTACGGCGAAGAACAGTCTCGGGCCGTTCTCTTCACCTTCACGTCCTTCTGTTTTGAGATAA